The following coding sequences are from one Eucalyptus grandis isolate ANBG69807.140 chromosome 11, ASM1654582v1, whole genome shotgun sequence window:
- the LOC104427845 gene encoding probable 2-oxoglutarate-dependent dioxygenase ANS, whose protein sequence is MMTSSLQSWPEPIVRVQALSESGIPRIPERFVRPPSERPSPIPNFAPQDRDRNRNGINIPIIDLAGIMSSADGSTLLLERISYACREWGFFQVVNHGVSEELMGAAREAWREFFRLPVEAKQEYANNPSTYEGYGSRIGVEREATLDWSDYFFLYYSPRSARNPSKWPAIPLSCRELITEYGKEVTELCKRLLSLISRSLGFEGDYFERAFGGEEFGACLRANFYPKCPQPDLTLGLSAHSDPGFLTFLLPDPHVAGLQVRQGDQWVTVEPIPNAFIVNLGDQMQVVTNAIYRSVEHRVVVNSAKERVSLAFFYNPKSDLLIQPAEEFVTEDRPALYSPMTYEEYRTYIRTKGPRGKSQLQSLMRLSTKKLTP, encoded by the exons ATGATGACGAGCAGCTTGCAAAGTTGGCCCGAGCCGATCGTCCGGGTCCAAGCCTTATCGGAGAGCGGCATCCCGCGTATCCCTGAGCGCTTCGTGAGGCCGCCCTCCGAGCGGCCCTCGCCGATTCCCAACTTCGCCCCTCAAGATCGCGACCGCAACCGCAATGGCATTAATATACCCATTATCGACCTCGCCGGCATAATGTCGAGCGCCGACGGGTCCACCCTCCTCCTCGAGCGCATCTCTTACGCATGCCGGGAGTGGGGGTTCTTCCAGGTGGTGAACCACGGGGTGAGCGAAGAGCTGATGGGGGCGGCGAGGGAGGCGTGGAGGGAGTTCTTCAGGCTGCCGGTGGAGGCGAAGCAGGAGTACGCGAACAACCCGAGCACGTACGAAGGGTACGGGAGTCGGATCGGGGTGGAGAGGGAGGCCACGCTCGATTGGTCCGACTACTTTTTTCTTTACTACTCGCCTCGCTCGGCCAGGAACCCTAGCAAATGGCCGGCAATCCCACTCTCGTGCAG GGAGCTCATAACAGAGTATGGGAAGGAAGTTACGGAACTATGCAAAAGATTATTGAGCTTAATATCAAGGAGCTTGGGATTTGAAGGAGACTACTTTGAGAGAGCGTTTGGAGGAGAGGAGTTCGGGGCATGCCTGAGGGCCAACTTCTACCCAAAATGCCCTCAGCCTGACCTCACTCTCGGCCTCTCCGCACATTCCGACCCGGGCTTCTTGACCTTTCTCCTCCCCGACCCGCACGTGGCAGGTCTTCAGGTGCGACAAGGAGACCAGTGGGTCACGGTCGAGCCCATCCCTAATGCTTTCATCGTCAACCTAGGTGACCAGATGCAG GTGGTGACAAATGCAATTTACAGGAGCGTAGAGCATAGGGTGGTCGTGAATTCGGCGAAAGAGCGAGTCTCGTTGGCATTCTTTTACAACCCCAAGAGCGACCTCCTGATTCAACCCGCCGAGGAGTTCGTGACCGAGGACCGGCCCGCCCTCTACTCTCCGATGACTTACGAGGAGTACAGAACTTACATCAGAACAAAAGGTCCTCGTGGCAAGTCACAGCTCCAATCTTTAATGCGGTTATCCACCAAAAAGTTGACACCATAA
- the LOC104426375 gene encoding rhodanese-like domain-containing protein 10, with the protein MAIRWNHLSTACRLPGTHGRHESSHQQHFLAPPRRPNPHHPPTPNAVPSSSARQLIESGAIRPIPPREAASAVVDGDYVMLDIRPEWEREKARVAGSLHVPLFVEDRDNGPLTLLKKWVHFGYIGLWTGQNFTTLNSDFVEQVEAVVPDKDARILVACGEGLRSMMAASKLYDHGYRNLGWLAGGFNRSKDSDFPDVEGAEKLQYATIGGASYFFLQLLILLQAVGKE; encoded by the exons atggctatTCGATGGAACCACCTCTCCACAGCGTGCAGGCTTCCTGGGACTCATGGACGGCATGAATCATCGCACCAGCAGCACTTCCTCGCCCCACCAAGACGCCCCAATCCTCATCATCCACCAACACCAAATGCGGTCCCATCCAGCAGCGCCCGGCAGCTCATCGAGTCCGGGGCCATCCGCCCCATACCGCCGAGGGAGGCGGCGTCCGCCGTCGTGGACGGCGACTACGTGATGCTGGACATCAGGCCGGagtgggagagggagaaggcgCGCGTGGCCGGGTCACTGCACGTGCCGCTCTTCGTGGAGGACAGGGACAACGGTCCCCTGACGCTGCTCAAGAAGTGGGTGCACTTCGGCTACATCGGGCTGTGGACGGGCCAGAACTTCACGACCCTGAACTCCGATTTCGTCGAGCAAGTGGAGGCGGTGGTTCCTGATAAGGATGCTAGGATCCTCGTAGCATGTGGCGAGGGACTCAG ATCGATGATGGCGGCGTCAAAGCTCTACGATCATGGCTACCGGAACCTGGGATGGTTGGCTGGAGGATTCAATCGTTCCAAGGACAGCGATTTCCCAGATGTTGAAGGTGCGGAGAAGTTGCAGTATGCCACAATCGGGGGCGCGTCGTACTTCTTTCTTCAATTGCTTATTCTCTTGCAAGCTGTTGGGAAAGAATAG